The Corynebacterium vitaeruminis DSM 20294 genome window below encodes:
- the cas2 gene encoding CRISPR-associated endonuclease Cas2 yields the protein MPRRDSEPVWCVVMFDLPVKTKAERKAATHFRNSLLDIGFCMAQYSVYVQFLPLASRIHALVKSIKQDLPPGGDIRILSVTDNQWSKTIRFSNAKPEQPEDAPSQLMIF from the coding sequence ATGCCGAGAAGGGATAGTGAGCCAGTGTGGTGCGTTGTAATGTTTGACCTCCCGGTGAAGACCAAGGCGGAAAGAAAGGCTGCTACTCATTTCAGAAACTCGTTGTTAGACATCGGCTTCTGCATGGCTCAATACAGCGTCTACGTTCAGTTCCTTCCATTAGCTTCTCGTATTCACGCATTAGTAAAGAGCATCAAGCAGGATCTTCCACCAGGTGGCGACATCAGAATTCTTTCCGTCACTGACAACCAGTGGTCAAAAACCATTCGATTCTCAAATGCAAAACCGGAACAACCAGAAGACGCGCCTAGCCAATTGATGATTTTCTAG
- the orn gene encoding oligoribonuclease — protein sequence MTEPVAPKNDRLVWIDLEMTGLDIHRHTIVEIAALVTDAELNILGEGVDLVVHATDEELAEMDDFVTTMHTTSGLIDEIKASTITLKEAEDAVLKLIEEHCDPEHPAPLAGNSIATDRSFIREQMPRLDEALHYRMVDVSSLKELARRWQPRVYFNQPDKGMAHRALADIIESIRELAYYREAMFIPDPTTEQAEAAKEKATGLYQQFL from the coding sequence ATGACCGAACCCGTAGCCCCCAAGAACGACCGCCTCGTCTGGATCGACCTCGAGATGACCGGCCTCGACATCCACCGCCACACCATCGTGGAGATCGCGGCCCTAGTCACCGACGCCGAGCTCAACATCCTCGGCGAGGGCGTGGACCTCGTGGTGCACGCCACCGACGAAGAGCTGGCGGAGATGGACGACTTCGTCACCACCATGCACACCACCTCGGGGCTCATCGACGAGATCAAGGCCTCCACGATCACGCTGAAGGAAGCCGAGGACGCGGTGCTCAAACTCATCGAGGAGCACTGCGACCCGGAGCACCCGGCGCCGCTCGCGGGCAACTCGATCGCCACCGACCGCTCCTTCATCCGCGAGCAGATGCCGCGGCTGGACGAGGCGCTGCACTACCGCATGGTCGACGTCTCCTCGCTCAAGGAGCTCGCGCGCCGCTGGCAGCCGCGCGTCTACTTCAACCAGCCCGACAAGGGCATGGCCCACCGCGCGCTCGCGGACATCATCGAGTCGATCAGGGAGCTGGCCTACTACCGCGAGGCCATGTTCATCCCGGACCCCACCACTGAGCAGGCCGAGGCGGCGAAGGAGAAGGCTACTGGCCTCTACCAGCAGTTTTTGTAA
- a CDS encoding helix-turn-helix domain-containing protein, with protein sequence MDDWAQIRILRKDGMSIRKIAATVGCAKKTVERALASNTPPSYSKRAPQKTAFDEVELDVRALLDEVPDMKATVIAQRVAWQGSMSWFRENIRRIRPEYLPHDPVDTLDHKPGVQIQCDLMFPDDGIPDTHGHAGVFPVLVMVASYSRFMAACVLPTRTTGDLVSGMWLLLQQRFGVVPKQLLWDHEGVSSCLCVGCDC encoded by the coding sequence ATGGATGATTGGGCGCAGATCAGGATTTTGCGCAAAGATGGCATGTCGATTCGCAAGATCGCAGCAACAGTCGGCTGCGCGAAAAAGACGGTAGAGCGGGCCTTAGCCAGCAACACACCTCCGTCGTATTCGAAACGAGCTCCACAAAAGACCGCGTTTGACGAGGTGGAACTGGACGTTAGGGCCTTGCTCGACGAGGTCCCTGATATGAAAGCCACGGTTATCGCACAGCGCGTCGCCTGGCAGGGCTCGATGTCGTGGTTTAGGGAAAACATCCGACGAATCCGCCCCGAGTATCTCCCCCACGACCCAGTCGATACCCTCGACCATAAGCCAGGTGTGCAGATTCAATGTGACCTCATGTTCCCCGATGACGGTATCCCCGATACGCACGGTCACGCGGGGGTGTTCCCGGTGTTGGTGATGGTGGCATCGTATTCCAGGTTCATGGCCGCGTGTGTTCTTCCCACTAGGACAACCGGTGATCTGGTGTCTGGGATGTGGCTGTTGCTTCAGCAACGTTTTGGCGTAGTACCCAAGCAACTGTTGTGGGATCACGAGGGCGTGTCAAGTTGTTTGTGTGTGGGGTGTGATTGTTAG
- a CDS encoding NAD-dependent deacylase translates to MDEQSIMQAVAVARGARNIEVFTGAGMSADSGLETYRDPETGVWSKVDPQAMASIDAWVQDPEPMWAWYRWRAGQAMKARPNAGHEAIAYWEGSHLVDTVHVTTQNIDDLHERAGSTEVTHLHGSLFDFRCSICSKPWRDDGDYPREPVERLTPPACSLCGNPVRPGVVWFGEALPQEEWSVAERRMQQADLVVIVGTSGIVYPAASLPVLAHQRGVPILEITPKETDLSRIATYSWRATAAEGLPALVRRLGV, encoded by the coding sequence ATGGACGAGCAGTCGATTATGCAGGCAGTGGCCGTGGCGCGTGGGGCCCGCAACATTGAGGTATTTACCGGTGCCGGGATGAGTGCCGATTCAGGGCTGGAGACGTATCGTGATCCGGAGACGGGGGTGTGGTCGAAGGTTGATCCGCAGGCGATGGCGAGCATCGATGCGTGGGTGCAGGATCCGGAGCCGATGTGGGCGTGGTACCGGTGGCGCGCTGGACAGGCGATGAAGGCGCGGCCCAATGCGGGGCATGAGGCCATCGCGTACTGGGAGGGCAGCCACCTGGTGGATACGGTGCATGTGACCACGCAGAATATCGATGATCTCCATGAGCGGGCTGGTTCCACGGAGGTCACCCATCTGCATGGCAGTCTCTTTGATTTTCGGTGTTCGATATGTTCTAAACCGTGGCGGGATGACGGGGATTATCCGCGGGAGCCGGTGGAGCGGCTTACTCCTCCGGCGTGTTCGTTGTGTGGGAATCCGGTGCGTCCCGGGGTGGTCTGGTTCGGTGAGGCGTTGCCACAGGAGGAATGGTCGGTTGCGGAGCGTCGTATGCAGCAGGCTGATCTGGTGGTGATTGTGGGTACTTCTGGGATTGTCTATCCGGCGGCGTCGTTGCCCGTTCTGGCGCATCAGCGTGGGGTGCCGATCCTTGAGATCACGCCGAAAGAGACTGATTTGTCACGGATCGCCACGTATTCGTGGCGGGCGACGGCCGCGGAGGGGCTCCCGGCGCTGGTCAGGCGGCTTGGCGTCTGA
- a CDS encoding metal-dependent hydrolase produces MVMGPTHAMSGAAVGLAVAQILPEQWGGVTTAEETFIYAGLAAGAAMLPDLDAPSATVSRSFGPVTQVISRFTENIAQTFVNVTRGRKDKPCKNGHRTATHTIWAALAAGIGATALIGAFGKTAVIGLLFFLLGLGIRGLLPEWSKKTDWLIVTGLSAALAYAVWSYVPEESFGVFLGSAITVGCLTHMLGDLATKQGIPAFAPLLPFKGRRWWNLKLPKFLSIRANGPADWILLTGFTIAVIAQIGLVASGNMRDVMLDLLPFEVVAQDLGITAPDFADLH; encoded by the coding sequence ATGGTCATGGGCCCCACCCATGCGATGAGTGGTGCCGCGGTCGGCCTGGCCGTGGCCCAGATCCTCCCGGAACAATGGGGTGGCGTCACCACCGCCGAAGAGACATTCATCTACGCAGGACTCGCTGCCGGAGCCGCCATGCTCCCCGATCTGGACGCCCCCTCCGCCACGGTCTCCCGTTCCTTCGGACCCGTGACACAAGTGATCTCCCGTTTCACCGAGAACATCGCGCAGACCTTCGTCAATGTCACCCGCGGCCGCAAGGACAAACCCTGCAAGAACGGCCACCGTACCGCCACCCACACCATCTGGGCTGCGCTGGCTGCAGGCATCGGAGCCACAGCCCTGATCGGTGCCTTCGGAAAAACAGCGGTAATCGGCCTGTTGTTCTTCCTCCTCGGTCTCGGCATCAGGGGGTTGCTGCCGGAATGGTCAAAAAAGACAGACTGGTTGATCGTCACCGGACTGTCCGCCGCCCTTGCCTACGCGGTGTGGAGTTATGTACCGGAGGAATCCTTCGGTGTGTTCCTCGGATCGGCGATCACGGTCGGATGCCTCACCCACATGCTGGGCGACCTGGCCACCAAACAGGGCATCCCCGCCTTCGCACCCCTGCTTCCCTTCAAGGGCCGACGCTGGTGGAACCTGAAGCTCCCGAAATTCCTCAGCATCCGCGCCAACGGGCCAGCCGACTGGATCCTGCTCACCGGTTTCACCATCGCCGTGATCGCCCAGATCGGCCTGGTTGCCTCAGGAAACATGCGTGACGTGATGCTGGATCTTCTGCCTTTCGAGGTGGTGGCCCAGGACTTGGGGATAACCGCCCCTGACTTTGCTGACCTGCACTAA
- a CDS encoding metal-dependent transcriptional regulator translates to MHISDLPDKTQDYLKTIWDITDRNGGQPATLGEIAEILEQKTPTASEAIKRLAARDLVHHERYSGVTLTATGRALALEMVRRHRLLETFLHDVLGYTWDEVHEDADLLEHAASDRLIARIDAHLGHPRRDPHGDPIPTAEGLIDDLGHTTLATAVPGVTVTITRVQDIDPELLRYLAEHGVVPGSRITIAREPFAGIVEAVVEETGQRFPLAVTQLPLITVQM, encoded by the coding sequence ATGCACATCTCAGATCTTCCCGACAAGACCCAGGACTATCTGAAGACGATCTGGGACATCACCGACCGCAACGGCGGCCAACCCGCCACCCTCGGTGAGATCGCGGAGATCCTCGAACAGAAAACCCCCACCGCATCCGAGGCCATCAAACGTCTGGCCGCCCGCGACCTGGTGCATCATGAGCGCTACTCCGGTGTCACCCTCACCGCCACCGGCCGGGCACTCGCGCTGGAGATGGTGCGCCGCCACCGTCTGCTGGAGACCTTCCTCCACGACGTGCTGGGTTACACCTGGGATGAAGTCCACGAGGATGCCGATCTGTTGGAGCACGCCGCCTCCGACCGGCTCATCGCGCGTATCGACGCCCACCTCGGCCACCCACGTCGCGACCCCCACGGTGATCCCATCCCCACCGCCGAGGGGCTTATCGACGACCTCGGCCACACCACCCTCGCCACGGCCGTACCCGGTGTCACCGTCACCATCACCCGCGTCCAGGACATCGACCCCGAACTGCTGCGCTACCTCGCCGAACACGGTGTGGTCCCGGGATCCCGGATCACCATCGCCAGAGAACCCTTCGCCGGCATCGTCGAAGCCGTGGTCGAGGAGACCGGACAGCGCTTCCCCCTCGCAGTCACCCAGCTGCCCCTGATCACCGTGCAGATGTAG